The Glycine max cultivar Williams 82 chromosome 17, Glycine_max_v4.0, whole genome shotgun sequence genome contains the following window.
TAAGGGCGCAGATGTATAGTTGCTTCTGAAGCTTACAAGTGAAGTGTTGGCAAGAAACCATTTGATATCCAAAATTATAAGAGGgtgattgtttttgaaattgtgGATCTTATCCAAGTTAAAGCATGTTCATGGTTTAAAGCCATTGCAATGGGGTTCAGCGACTCTTTTCCAATCCTGGAGTTTGTCTTAATTTCGTTCACAATGGTTTGGAATAATCTAGGTGGCCTAAATGGTCAATGAAGGAGTGTCATCTTTTGTGAGTAAAAGACTACGGTTATTGGAATACGTTTTCAAAGTCTAGTTGAACAGTGCCTAAATTGTTGAGCCTTCGATTCCCAAGGATAATAAAAAAGATTCTAGCAttccttttctttattgttTAGACAATGGTTGTAACTGTATTATACGTGCTGTATTTTGACGTGTATGGTTTTCAAGATTAAACGGTGTAATTCTCATTATTTTGAGTACCTCACTCTGTCATTAATAAATCATTTGTTTGCTTTTCACCAACACACAAAACCCATCCACAATGAGGAGCTTGAccgtaaaaaaaagaagaaaaagtatgAGCACAGTGCGATGTTAATTGTATGCATAAATTACATTTCACAAGATATACGTAATTCAAGTTTATCACTTTCCCATTAAGGCAATAGCAATGGGGAAAATAATTATACGATGACaggaaatttatttgaatttgccATCTTGGTGTTTTCCTTACAACATCCCCTCAGGGATCAGCAACACTGTGACGGATGAATTTATGTACATAATAATCTAAGCTCAAAAAGAATCATTTGTGTTGCCGAGAAGTAGAAAATTTTATCCTTCTAGCAAGCACTTAAGATTTTGAAGCCCCTCAGCAGATATGCTTCTTCTGACTCTAGGCCTTTCTACAACCATAGGAGCTGGTGGTTCTGAGTGAAAACATATCATCACCACTGTCAAGTTGTCTGTTGCTCCTCTCTTTATTGCTTCTCCTATCACCTCCTTGCAACACTGCTTCACATCATTGTGCTCTTGAAGCCTCCTTCGAGCAAAGTCTACGGCATTTTGGCTGCGAAAAACATCCCAGATCCCATCACTCCCAATTATCAAGAATTCATCTTCTTTTGTCAATGTGATTAATTTAAGTTCAGGCTCAGCACTCAATGGTCCACCCTTTCCATTAATTTCCTTCATTCCTTGGAGATGCCAGTTGCCTAGTGCACGAGTCACACCTAACTGGCCGTTCAGGTAACCATCATCTATGTATCCACCTAGAGACTCAATCCTCTTCCTTTCCTTAATGCACAATGGCCTGTGATCTTTGGACATTTCTATAGCCCCTCCACCACGGGACAATACAGCACGGCAGTCTCCAGCATTGGCAACAAGTAAAGACCTATACAAGACAATGACATTCATTTAGAAAATAGAGATAGTTTCATCAAACATCCATTCAACATAACTCAGCTAATTGCTATGATTCATGATTTATGCAACTTGCAACATTGGTGGAGAGAAGGGAACAATAAATCCTGAAAGGAAAGGCATAGTGTGATATATAGGCACTGCATCTGACTTCAAAATCAGCGTGCCATTACCTCACAAATATGAGCTATGAAAATTATACCTCAAAAAGGCCGAAAAACAGCAAAGACATTTGTTCACCTTCCTAATATAATTGCAGTCAGTGCAGTTGTACCAGAAGACAGGGAAGACTCAGTAGAACATGATCTTGCAAACTCTGCATCGATCTCCAAAAATGACCTTGTGACAACCTTCTCTAATTCCAAAGGAAAGTCAGCATCCTCAACAATCACCCGTGGCAGATGATCACGAACGAATTGTGCAGCGCTCTTCCCTCCATGTCCGTCAAATACCTGCACagcaaaaaaaattctctttaaATGTCAAATCCTGATTAATAGGGTGCATATCCACCTATTCAAAATGACTAATAGATGTTCAGTCTCCTTTTGTTCTGAGGTGAATTTTCCTATAGCTTATATAATTTGCTTTACTCACAAGTTTCAAGTCAGACTTTAGAATGGCTATACTAATACAATTTCTAAAGGGGAGGAAGCGGGGGGGTGGGGGTGACAATGATAAAGAGTCCACAATATCACCTTTTGAGAAAGTTCAAAAAAGGAAACATTTTCATCACCGAATCTTGCAAACCAGGTTGAAGTATTTAATATCCCTAACTTGGACGGTCATTGTCTAGTTCAATACAGATCCAATTATATGTTCATTTGCTTGCTAAATTTTTGGGAGAGGAAACCTTTGAGGCTTGAGTTTCTAGCTCATTGGATTACGTGAACACAACAAGATGCTTGGCCTTTCTTGTCCATATTGACTACTTTCTTCCTTCTTGCTGGTCACTGTTTAGGGGTGGTCGGGTGGACTAAtctgataaaatgaaatttatgacAACAAATAGCATAATCGGTTACATAGCTTACACCATAAAAGGAAATAGCTTCCTTGTAAAGTTCGTTATTGCCAAATTTTTCTGCCAAGTCTCCGATGCATATATGTGTATCCTCCATGGAAGTGCGATCTCCAATATCAGACCACTCTCCAGACCGAAGAGTAGGGACAAAGTTcattaagttttgttttttgtccaCAATTTCTGCATCCTCACATATGCTTTCCAGCTAAAATGTACCACAGAAGAAAATGCAAATGAGCTATAAGATGAAAGGAGCCTTGCGCAGAGAAACAGTTAACAAAAAGAAGATGCTaagcaaactcaagaaaaaGCATGAAAAGTAAGAAACAGATGAGTATTCTCCAGTACACAAACACGAATATAATTCTGAAATTGTACCAAGCACCAAACTCAATTTTATGAACCAACAAATTGTGCTAACAAATAAGAATCATTTAGAAACAGCAATCATGATTTACACTCGAGCAATGCAAGCTGATTCAATTGACAACTCAATAAATTTCCACATTGATGTTACCAAGTACGCAAAAAGTTAATCTCCATCCCCGGAGACTAACTAACTAATTTCTGACACAACCAATTCTAACATCAGCCGCCTTTGATAATCACATCTGAGAGAATTTCAAGCTCAAGTAACCTTTAGAGGTCATACTATTTCACTAGCAGGTTCTCTTCTTCCACAGATACACAAGAAGAATCCAAGCAAACGATTAACAGCCATAAGGGCAGACACAAACAAAAATCTAACTAAAAAAAAGGACAACTATAGAAGAATCCATGGCATCACAaaaggttaaaataaaaaacagtgaACAGGATTCATGataggcaatttttttttattggattgaATCGAAGAGAGTATCAGGGTTTACAATAATTTATGCAACCAACTAAGCTAGAACCTTAACCTCCTTACAGAACTGAAAGAGTGGCTACAAATTAAAACTACCAtacagtaaaaaagaaaaaaaaaaaaaagacacactATAAAGGAACAGAAGAAAGAGAAGATGAGGGGAAGGAATTACTCACAGGAGATGAATTTGCAACACTGATCTGGTCAGAGGGAGTTCTAAAAGAAGAGTCTTTTTCCTTGTTATCCATGTGGGCATTCAAGAGATCACAATGCAAA
Protein-coding sequences here:
- the LOC100820303 gene encoding probable protein phosphatase 2C 27 isoform X2 — encoded protein: MCVQDGEQAGEDHIEKNVDNSIRVSWPLHCDLLNAHMDNKEKDSSFRTPSDQISVANSSPVFDGHGGKSAAQFVRDHLPRVIVEDADFPLELEKVVTRSFLEIDAEFARSCSTESSLSSGTTALTAIILGRSLLVANAGDCRAVLSRGGGAIEMSKDHRPLCIKERKRIESLGGYIDDGYLNGQLGVTRALGNWHLQGMKEINGKGGPLSAEPELKLITLTKEDEFLIIGSDGIWDVFRSQNAVDFARRRLQEHNDVKQCCKEVIGEAIKRGATDNLTVVMICFHSEPPAPMVVERPRVRRSISAEGLQNLKCLLEG
- the LOC100820303 gene encoding probable protein phosphatase 2C 27 isoform X1; translated protein: MCVQDGEQAGEDHIEKNVDNSIRVSWPLHCDLLNAHMDNKEKDSSFRTPSDQISVANSSPLESICEDAEIVDKKQNLMNFVPTLRSGEWSDIGDRTSMEDTHICIGDLAEKFGNNELYKEAISFYGVFDGHGGKSAAQFVRDHLPRVIVEDADFPLELEKVVTRSFLEIDAEFARSCSTESSLSSGTTALTAIILGRSLLVANAGDCRAVLSRGGGAIEMSKDHRPLCIKERKRIESLGGYIDDGYLNGQLGVTRALGNWHLQGMKEINGKGGPLSAEPELKLITLTKEDEFLIIGSDGIWDVFRSQNAVDFARRRLQEHNDVKQCCKEVIGEAIKRGATDNLTVVMICFHSEPPAPMVVERPRVRRSISAEGLQNLKCLLEG